In Amphiprion ocellaris isolate individual 3 ecotype Okinawa chromosome 3, ASM2253959v1, whole genome shotgun sequence, one genomic interval encodes:
- the lactb gene encoding serine beta-lactamase-like protein LACTB, mitochondrial isoform X1, with protein sequence MSRLFLSHRFCTKCTFLTLRESPLLTGARTRQQQWNGVFVQKRRFVGGSGFYKHRSKYTIWICGAGVGLVLAAGLKYSSDSANSSCADKVSKAERSDRYSGAIKVSRDLVERIKVGTEAEVGAPGLVVGVSVDGAQVWCEGIGYADLENRVPCTPETVMRIASISKPLTSAAAVRLCEQGKLDLDVPVQTYVPEFPQKQFDGQDVTITSRMILSHLSGIRHYEKDANKVKEDKEKAKRLLKPPVKEKGDQKSSSENKDKTTTAQNNKGKDASQAQKKKEFEHEEYYLKDNFESVIQALDLFKDDPLIFKPGTTFLYSTHAFTLLSAVMERAANQRFLDVMMDMFCELGMLNTVPEENEPIIYHRARFYHHNKRGRVVNCPYVDNSYKWAGGGFLSTVGDLLRFGNALLYSYQVASLKDAEGLLPGFLKPQTAIELWAPVDKTEASWDKDGLYAQAWLVVERLQKCGECRKRRHYVSHTGGAVGASSVLLVLPGEDTNQAQPPVLPRGVVVTIIVNMQSVGLNSTALKIAHEFDKARSVRE encoded by the exons ATGTCACGGTTGTTTCTGTCTCACCGTTTTTGCACTAAATGCACCTTTCTGACATTGCGGGAGTCTCCTTTGCTGACCGGAGCTCGAAccaggcagcagcagtggaacggtgtttttgtgcagaaacGTCGGTTTGTTGGAGGTTCGGGTTTTTACAAACACCGGTCAAAGTACACGATTTGGATATGTGGCGCCGGTGTGGGGCTTGTTTTAGCCGCCGGACTGAAATACAGCTCTGATAGTGCCAACAGCTCCTGTGCTGATAAAGTTAGCAAAGCAGAGAGGAGCGATCGATACAGCGGAGCCATAAAAGTTAGCAGAGACCTTGTGGAGCGGATAAAGGTAGGCACAGAG GCTGAGGTCGGGGCTCCTGGGCTGGTTGTTGGGGTCTCAGTGGATGGAGCTCAGGTCTGGTGTGAAG GGATCGGTTATGCCGATTTGGAGAATCGTGTTCCATGTACCCCAGAAACAGTGATGCGAATTGCCAGCATCAGCAAGCCCCTCACATCTGCAGCTGCTGTACGACTGTGTGAGCAGGGGAAGCTCGATCTTGACGTCCCAGTGCAGACATATGTCCCAGAGTTTCCCCAGAAACAATTTGATGGACAAGAT GTCACGATAACCTCTCGTATGATTCTGTCCCACCTAAGTGGTATACGGCATTATGAGAAGGATGCAAACAAAGTGAAGGAGGACAAGGAGAAAGCTAAGCGCCTTTTAAAGCCACCTGTTAAAGAGAAAGGGGATCAGAAGAGCTCAtcagaaaacaaagataaaacCACAACAGCTCAGAACAACAAAGGCAAAGATGCAAGTCAGGctcagaagaagaaagagtttgAGCATGAAGAGTACTACTTGAAGGACAACTTTGAAAGTGTCATTCAGGCTTTGGACCTTTTTAAAGACGACCCGCTCATTTTCAAACCTG GCACAACTTTCCTGTACTCCACTCACGCCTTCACCCTGCTCAGTGCTGTTATGGAGCGAGCTGCTAACCAGCGCTTCCTGGATGTTATGATGGACATGTTTTGTGAGTTGGGGATGCTCAATACAGTGCCCGAAGAGAATGAGCCTATTATTTACCACCGTGCCAG ATTTTATCATCACAACAAGAGAGGACGTGTTGTGAACTGCCCCTATGTAGACAACTCCTATAAGTGGGCAGGAGGCGGCTTCCTTTCCACTGTGGGAGACCTGCTGCGTTTCGGTAACGCTCTGCTCTACAGCTACCAGGTGGCCAGCCTGAAGGATGCTGAGGGCTTACTGCCTGGCTTCCTCAAGCCCCAAACAGCCATTGAACTGTGGGCACCAGTTGACAAGACAGAAGCCAGCTGGGATAAGGATGGACTGTACGCCCAAGCCTGGCTGGTAGTGGAGAGACTGCAAAAATGCGGAGAGTGCAGGAAGCGCAGGCACTACGTGTCGCACACAGGGGGCGCTGTGGGGGCCAGCAGCGTCCTTCTGGTGCTGCCCGGTGAGGACACAAACCAAGCACAGCCCCCCGTCCTTCCACGAGGAGTAGTGGTCACCATCATCGTGAACATGCAGTCTGTGGGACTCAACAGCACGGCATTGAAAATTGCTCATGAGTTTGACAAAGCCAGAAGTGTGAGAGAGTAA
- the lactb gene encoding serine beta-lactamase-like protein LACTB, mitochondrial isoform X2 encodes MSRLFLSHRFCTKCTFLTLRESPLLTGARTRQQQWNGVFVQKRRFVGGSGFYKHRSKYTIWICGAGVGLVLAAGLKYSSDSANSSCADKVSKAERSDRYSGAIKVSRDLVERIKAEVGAPGLVVGVSVDGAQVWCEGIGYADLENRVPCTPETVMRIASISKPLTSAAAVRLCEQGKLDLDVPVQTYVPEFPQKQFDGQDVTITSRMILSHLSGIRHYEKDANKVKEDKEKAKRLLKPPVKEKGDQKSSSENKDKTTTAQNNKGKDASQAQKKKEFEHEEYYLKDNFESVIQALDLFKDDPLIFKPGTTFLYSTHAFTLLSAVMERAANQRFLDVMMDMFCELGMLNTVPEENEPIIYHRARFYHHNKRGRVVNCPYVDNSYKWAGGGFLSTVGDLLRFGNALLYSYQVASLKDAEGLLPGFLKPQTAIELWAPVDKTEASWDKDGLYAQAWLVVERLQKCGECRKRRHYVSHTGGAVGASSVLLVLPGEDTNQAQPPVLPRGVVVTIIVNMQSVGLNSTALKIAHEFDKARSVRE; translated from the exons ATGTCACGGTTGTTTCTGTCTCACCGTTTTTGCACTAAATGCACCTTTCTGACATTGCGGGAGTCTCCTTTGCTGACCGGAGCTCGAAccaggcagcagcagtggaacggtgtttttgtgcagaaacGTCGGTTTGTTGGAGGTTCGGGTTTTTACAAACACCGGTCAAAGTACACGATTTGGATATGTGGCGCCGGTGTGGGGCTTGTTTTAGCCGCCGGACTGAAATACAGCTCTGATAGTGCCAACAGCTCCTGTGCTGATAAAGTTAGCAAAGCAGAGAGGAGCGATCGATACAGCGGAGCCATAAAAGTTAGCAGAGACCTTGTGGAGCGGATAAAG GCTGAGGTCGGGGCTCCTGGGCTGGTTGTTGGGGTCTCAGTGGATGGAGCTCAGGTCTGGTGTGAAG GGATCGGTTATGCCGATTTGGAGAATCGTGTTCCATGTACCCCAGAAACAGTGATGCGAATTGCCAGCATCAGCAAGCCCCTCACATCTGCAGCTGCTGTACGACTGTGTGAGCAGGGGAAGCTCGATCTTGACGTCCCAGTGCAGACATATGTCCCAGAGTTTCCCCAGAAACAATTTGATGGACAAGAT GTCACGATAACCTCTCGTATGATTCTGTCCCACCTAAGTGGTATACGGCATTATGAGAAGGATGCAAACAAAGTGAAGGAGGACAAGGAGAAAGCTAAGCGCCTTTTAAAGCCACCTGTTAAAGAGAAAGGGGATCAGAAGAGCTCAtcagaaaacaaagataaaacCACAACAGCTCAGAACAACAAAGGCAAAGATGCAAGTCAGGctcagaagaagaaagagtttgAGCATGAAGAGTACTACTTGAAGGACAACTTTGAAAGTGTCATTCAGGCTTTGGACCTTTTTAAAGACGACCCGCTCATTTTCAAACCTG GCACAACTTTCCTGTACTCCACTCACGCCTTCACCCTGCTCAGTGCTGTTATGGAGCGAGCTGCTAACCAGCGCTTCCTGGATGTTATGATGGACATGTTTTGTGAGTTGGGGATGCTCAATACAGTGCCCGAAGAGAATGAGCCTATTATTTACCACCGTGCCAG ATTTTATCATCACAACAAGAGAGGACGTGTTGTGAACTGCCCCTATGTAGACAACTCCTATAAGTGGGCAGGAGGCGGCTTCCTTTCCACTGTGGGAGACCTGCTGCGTTTCGGTAACGCTCTGCTCTACAGCTACCAGGTGGCCAGCCTGAAGGATGCTGAGGGCTTACTGCCTGGCTTCCTCAAGCCCCAAACAGCCATTGAACTGTGGGCACCAGTTGACAAGACAGAAGCCAGCTGGGATAAGGATGGACTGTACGCCCAAGCCTGGCTGGTAGTGGAGAGACTGCAAAAATGCGGAGAGTGCAGGAAGCGCAGGCACTACGTGTCGCACACAGGGGGCGCTGTGGGGGCCAGCAGCGTCCTTCTGGTGCTGCCCGGTGAGGACACAAACCAAGCACAGCCCCCCGTCCTTCCACGAGGAGTAGTGGTCACCATCATCGTGAACATGCAGTCTGTGGGACTCAACAGCACGGCATTGAAAATTGCTCATGAGTTTGACAAAGCCAGAAGTGTGAGAGAGTAA